From the Oceanobacillus kimchii X50 genome, the window TTCGAGCATTAGAAATTGAAGGTGGATGTAACGTACAGTTAGCTCTAGACCCGAATAGTTTTCATTATTATATAATCGAAGTTAACCCGCGAGTGAGTAGATCGTCTGCCCTTGCATCCAAGGCAACTGGATATCCCATTGCAAAAATTGCTGCAAAAATTGCAGTCGGCTATTCCTTGGATGAAATTATTAATCCAATTACAGGTAAAACTTATTCAATGTTTGAGCCTGCGCTAGATTATGTGGTTACAAAGTTTCCACGCTTTCCATTTGATAAGTTTACGGCAGGAGATCGCCGCCTTGGAACACAAATGAAAGCAACCGGAGAAGTGATGGCAATAGGGAGGAATCTGGAAGAATCTCTATTAAAAGGGGTACGATCGTTAGAAATAGGTACAGAAGAGCTATTTTTGAAAAAAGCAGTAAATATCACGGAAGACGAGTTAGTAAAACGATTAACTCGAGCAGATGATGAACGCATCTTCCTAGTTGCAGAAGCGCTCCGTCAAGGATATTCTGTTGAGTGGATTTTCAACCATACGAAAATCGATCCTTTCTTCTTACATGCCATTGAACGAGTTGTAAATATGGAAAACGAATTGAAAAACGATGTTGGTAATTTAGAAAAATTAACAAAAGCAAAGCAATGGGGACTGTCCGATTCTGAAATTGCACGACTATGGGAAATGGCTGTCGATGATATTTATCAGATTCGCAAAGAAAATCAAATTGTGCCCGTGTTTAAGATGGTAGACACCTGTGCAGCAGAATTTGCATCAGAAACACCATATTTCTATAGTACTTATGAAGAAGAAAATGAATCGATTGTTACGGATCGAAAGAAAATATTAGTTTTAGGTTCAGGACCGATTCGAATAGGTCAGGGAATTGAATTTGATTATGCAACCGTACATTCTGTTTATGCGATTAAGGAAATGGGTTACGAAGCGATCATTATGAACAATAATCCAGAAACTGTATCTACTGATTTTACAATTTCCGATAAACTATACTTTGAACCATTAACTTTAGAAGATGTTATGCATGTTGTCGATTTAGAACAACCAGAGGGAGTTATTGTTCAATTTGGAGGACAGACAGCAATAAATCTGGCAGAAGGGTTAGAAAGAAGAGGTGTTCGCATCCTTGGAACAGGATTAGACGATATTGATCGTGCAGAGGATCGTGATAAATTTGAAGTTTTATTAGATGAATTAGATATACTTCGACCAAAAGGGAAGGCTGTACCTCGATTAGATCAAGCAATTGACACAGCAAATGCAATTGGCTACCCGGTACTTGTTCGACCTTCCTACGTAATCGGTGGAAGCAGAATGGAAATTGTATATAATGAACAAGAATTAGAAAATTATCTAAAAAAATCCAGTCATATCGATTCTGCACACCCAATTTTAATTGATAAATATTTAACGGGTATGGAAGTAGAAGTTGATGCGATTAGTGATGGTGAAACAACGATTATTCCAGGCATCATGGAGCATATCGAACGTGCAGGTGTCCATTCCGGAGATTCGATGGCGGTCTACCCACCACAACGGTTATCAACTACTGTTAAAGAAAAATGCTTAGATGCTGCGATAAAAATTTCAAAAGCGCTTCAAGTGAAAGGCTTAATAAATATTCAATTTATTATCCGCGAAGAAGACGTGTATGTTCTGGAAGTAAACCCTCGGGCAAGTCGAACGATTCCTTTCTTAAGTAAGATTACGGGGGTTACAATGGCAAATATCGCAACAAGATGTATTCTTGGTGAGAAACTAGCAGAACAAGGTTATGAAACTGGAATTCTACCAGAGCAGGATCAAGTATCAGTAAAGATACCCGTATTTTCTTTTGAAAAATTACGTAGCGTAGACACCATTCTTGGACCAGAAATGAAATCGACTGGTGAAGCGATAGGCTATGACAGAACGTTAGAAAAAGCACTTTATAAAGGATTGATTGCTGCAGGTCTGACTGTACCTCAAGAAGGAGGAGTACTTCTCACTGTAGCTGATAAAGATAAATCAGAGATGTTAGAAGTAGCGGAACATTTTCACCAACTAGGTTTTGTACTATATGCAACAGAAGGTACAGCAGAATATGTAAAACATGAAGGGAATTTACCGGTAGTTCCTGTTGCTAAGATTGGAGCAGAAGAACCAAATGTACTCTCAATAATAGAATCGGGGCAAGTCCAGTTTGTAATTAACACCTTAAATTCTGGCCAAAAACCTCGTTCTGATGGATTTTTAATCCGAAGAGAAGCAGTAGAACATGGAATTGCTTGTTTGACAAATATGGATACAGTAAACGCCATATTACGTGTTATAGATGCCACAACATTTAGTGCGAAACCGATTGGATTAGAAAAGGTGGTCATGTCATGAGAAAGCGTGAGACAATGTCTGTTCTATCAGTAACACAAATTGCTACAGACACCTTTGAGATGATAGCGGAAAATAGTAGAATTAGTGAACAGGCAAAACCAGGACAATTTGTACACATTTACATTCCTGGACATACGTTAAGACGTCCGATCTCTATTGCAGCAGTGGATCCTTCCACTGCTAGCGTATCGCTTGTATTTAAAGCAATTGGAGAAGGAACCAAACAATTATCAAACTATCAATCGGGAATGCAAATTGATGTGTTTGGACCGAATGGGAATGGTTTTTCTATAGATATTTCTGAAGATGAACGGGTACTGTTAATTGGTGGAGGGGTAGGTGTTCCGCCTATGTATCACTTGGCAAAACGGTTATCGGAAGAAACTTCTATAGATATTGTCTCGGTACTTGGCTTTCAGACAAAAAATGCTGTTTTTTACGAGGAAGAATTTAACCGGATCGGTGAAACGTATATTGTAACCGATGACGGTTCTTATGGGACACATGGTGTTGTTACGGATATAGTAGGACAATTTAAAGATCGTACACAATACTTTAGCTGTGGTCCATTACCAATGTTAAGAGCGGTGAAAAGTAAGCTCAGTCATATCCCTGGAAAGGTTTCTTTAGAGGAAAGAATGGGATGTGGAGTAGGTGCATGTATGGCCTGTGTGCTGCCTACCGTGGATAATCATTATAAGAAAATCTGTAGTGAAGGACCAGTATTTGTTGCTGAGGAGGTTGTCCTATGAATCTATCAGTAAAATTACCAGGATTAAACTTAAAAAATCCCATCATGCCAGCATCTGGTTGCTTTGGGTTTGGGAAAGAGTACAGTGAGTATTATGACTTAAGCCTTTTAGGTGGAGTAATGATGAAAGCAGCCACTCAATTTGAAAGATTAGGTAATCCAACTCCGCGTGTAGCAGAAACTAGTGCAGGAATGTTAAATGCAATTGGTCTTCAGAATCCGGGAGTCCAACAAATAATTGACCAAGAAGTTCCTCGACTTGCAAAATATGATACATCTATTATTGCAAATATTGCAGGTAGTTCTATCGAAGAATATGAGTTTGTAGCGGCTTCGTTTAATCAAACAGAAGATGTACATGCACTCGAATTAAATATTTCTTGTCCAAATGTTAAACAAGGTGGAATCCAATTTGGTACTGACCCTACCATGGCAAAAAAAGTAACGGGTGTAGTAAAGAAAGTGAGTAACAAACCTGTTTATGTAAAACTTTCGCCGAATGTGCATAACATTGTTCAGATGGCAAAAGCAGTGGAAGAAGCTGGTGCAGATGGGTTATCGATGATCAACACATTAACTGGAATGAAGATTCATCTGCCATCACGAAAACCGTTAATCGCCAATAAAACCGGGGGGCTGTCTGGTCCTGCAATAAAGCCTGTTGCTATTCGTATGATTTATGAAGTAAGACAACAAGTTTCGATTCCAATTATTGGGATGGGAGGAATCTCTAACGCAGAAGATGTTTTGGAGTTTCTAATAGCTGGTGCAGATGCTGTCGCAGTTGGCACTGCGAATTTTCAAAATCCATTTGCTTGTGTAGATATCATAAACGAGTTACCAGTAGTATTGGAGCGGTATGGGTTTCACTCAATTGAAGATGTTATTGAGACAAGGGGGATAACGGTATGACGATGTTTGTAGCACTTGATTTTCCTAATTGGAAACAAACAGAAGCATTTTTAAATAACAATGCGTTACAAGGAGTTCCTGTTAAAGTTGGTATGGAACTATTCTATAAAGAAGGTCCTAAGGTAATCGAAAAATTAAAAAAGAATAATCATTCGATATTTTTGGATCTGAAATTACATGACATACCAAATACAGTTCATCGAGCAATGAAAAATATAGCTTCTCTAGGTGTTGATTTAGTTACAACACATACACTTGGCGGAAGTGAAATGATTGCTCAAGCAAAGCTTGGACTTGAACAATCACATACAAAACTGATTGCAGTAACTCTATTAACATCAGTAGATGAAGAAGTTGTTCAACAACAATTACGATTACCTGGTAATGTACCGGCTAATGTTAATCACTTAGCTAGAATAGCAAAAGATGCTGGAGCGGATGGGGTAGTTAGCTCTGTCCATGAAGTAGCATCTATCAAAAAAGTATGTGATACATCTTTTTTAACACTAACTCCAGGAATAAGGCTTGACAGTTCACATGTTCATGATCAAAAACGTGTTGCAACACCAGAACTGGCAAATCAAGTCGGAAGTGACTTTATTGTAGTAGGTAGAGCGATAACGCAATCTGATCATCCATACGAAACATATATGGAAGTAAAGAAACGATGGGAGGAAGAATAGTATGAAAAAACAAATTACAAAGGAACTATTGGATATAGGAGCAGTACAAATAAATTTAGATACATATTTTACTTGGACATCAGGATTAAAATCCCCCATCTATTGTGATAATCGTTTAACAATGAGTTATCCCAAAGTGCGAAAAAAAATTGCTCAAGCATTTATTCATATGTTAGAAGAAGAGAGCATTAAACCTGATGTGATAGCAGGATGTGCTACAGCTGGCATACCACATGCAGCATGGTTATCTGATCTTTTGAATTTACCTATGGTATATG encodes:
- the carB gene encoding carbamoyl-phosphate synthase large subunit, whose product is MPKRTDINKILVIGSGPIIIGQAAEFDYSGTQACQALKEEGYTVILANSNPATIMTDHTVADKVYMEPLTEEFLTKIIRKEHPDAILPTLGGQTGLNLAMELFHKGILEDHQVQLLGSAPASIEKAEDRELFRKLMNELGEPVPESEIVHTVEEAFDFAHTIGFPLIVRPAYTLGGTGGGMCYNEEDLKEITKNGLSLSPVNQCLIERNIAGFKEIEYEVMRDKNDQAIVVCNMENIDPVGIHTGDSIVVAPSQTLSDREYHLLRNASLKIIRALEIEGGCNVQLALDPNSFHYYIIEVNPRVSRSSALASKATGYPIAKIAAKIAVGYSLDEIINPITGKTYSMFEPALDYVVTKFPRFPFDKFTAGDRRLGTQMKATGEVMAIGRNLEESLLKGVRSLEIGTEELFLKKAVNITEDELVKRLTRADDERIFLVAEALRQGYSVEWIFNHTKIDPFFLHAIERVVNMENELKNDVGNLEKLTKAKQWGLSDSEIARLWEMAVDDIYQIRKENQIVPVFKMVDTCAAEFASETPYFYSTYEEENESIVTDRKKILVLGSGPIRIGQGIEFDYATVHSVYAIKEMGYEAIIMNNNPETVSTDFTISDKLYFEPLTLEDVMHVVDLEQPEGVIVQFGGQTAINLAEGLERRGVRILGTGLDDIDRAEDRDKFEVLLDELDILRPKGKAVPRLDQAIDTANAIGYPVLVRPSYVIGGSRMEIVYNEQELENYLKKSSHIDSAHPILIDKYLTGMEVEVDAISDGETTIIPGIMEHIERAGVHSGDSMAVYPPQRLSTTVKEKCLDAAIKISKALQVKGLINIQFIIREEDVYVLEVNPRASRTIPFLSKITGVTMANIATRCILGEKLAEQGYETGILPEQDQVSVKIPVFSFEKLRSVDTILGPEMKSTGEAIGYDRTLEKALYKGLIAAGLTVPQEGGVLLTVADKDKSEMLEVAEHFHQLGFVLYATEGTAEYVKHEGNLPVVPVAKIGAEEPNVLSIIESGQVQFVINTLNSGQKPRSDGFLIRREAVEHGIACLTNMDTVNAILRVIDATTFSAKPIGLEKVVMS
- the pyrF gene encoding orotidine-5'-phosphate decarboxylase, with product MTMFVALDFPNWKQTEAFLNNNALQGVPVKVGMELFYKEGPKVIEKLKKNNHSIFLDLKLHDIPNTVHRAMKNIASLGVDLVTTHTLGGSEMIAQAKLGLEQSHTKLIAVTLLTSVDEEVVQQQLRLPGNVPANVNHLARIAKDAGADGVVSSVHEVASIKKVCDTSFLTLTPGIRLDSSHVHDQKRVATPELANQVGSDFIVVGRAITQSDHPYETYMEVKKRWEEE
- a CDS encoding dihydroorotate dehydrogenase electron transfer subunit; amino-acid sequence: MRKRETMSVLSVTQIATDTFEMIAENSRISEQAKPGQFVHIYIPGHTLRRPISIAAVDPSTASVSLVFKAIGEGTKQLSNYQSGMQIDVFGPNGNGFSIDISEDERVLLIGGGVGVPPMYHLAKRLSEETSIDIVSVLGFQTKNAVFYEEEFNRIGETYIVTDDGSYGTHGVVTDIVGQFKDRTQYFSCGPLPMLRAVKSKLSHIPGKVSLEERMGCGVGACMACVLPTVDNHYKKICSEGPVFVAEEVVL
- a CDS encoding dihydroorotate dehydrogenase; amino-acid sequence: MNLSVKLPGLNLKNPIMPASGCFGFGKEYSEYYDLSLLGGVMMKAATQFERLGNPTPRVAETSAGMLNAIGLQNPGVQQIIDQEVPRLAKYDTSIIANIAGSSIEEYEFVAASFNQTEDVHALELNISCPNVKQGGIQFGTDPTMAKKVTGVVKKVSNKPVYVKLSPNVHNIVQMAKAVEEAGADGLSMINTLTGMKIHLPSRKPLIANKTGGLSGPAIKPVAIRMIYEVRQQVSIPIIGMGGISNAEDVLEFLIAGADAVAVGTANFQNPFACVDIINELPVVLERYGFHSIEDVIETRGITV